The genomic region TCTATATCCAACAAAATGATCGCAATAAGGCTCGTGCCATTCAAACAAAAGATGGCTATCTCTACATCGTCAATGCTTGGCATGGTGGCGAGACAAAATTCGGCTCTGTTTCTACTGGTACACTCACTTGGAATTTATTTAAACTCGCACAACAAAGCCCGGAAAATGATCCTCTTGCTAGTGCTTGGATCAACAAACTTGAGTATCGTGTTCCTCATGAACTCTACGATATTAAAAATGATCCATCTTGCTTTAAAAACTTAGTCCATGACCCTAGCTATAAAAATAAACTTCGCGAAATCCGCGAAACCATGATTCAAGAAGCCGAAATTAGCGGCGATCACATTGCGCTCGCCGCACTTCGTAATCCTGAGTCAGCCGAAGCTCGTGCTGAAACTGTGAACGCTATTGATGCCGACAAAGCTACGCGTATCTCCAATCCTGACTATGCGCGTAGAGCTCATTATGATCCGTATGATGGTAGCTTAGTCCTCGATAATACTCTATTCGAAGGAGTTAGTGGCATCTGGAATGATTCCGCAAAAGGTCTCTCCCTTGAAACAAAAGGTGGTAGCAAAGAACTTGGACCTGGAGCACTTAAAGTCGACGGGAATAAATCCAATAGTATTCGCATTGAAACATCTCGCTCTTTTAATGCTAGGCAATTTAATAATATCAAATTTGCCTTCACACTTAATACTCTCCAAGCACCCAAAGCTAAAAAATCCAAGGGCAAAAAAACTCAAACTCAGAAACTCGCTACACGCAAAGAAAAACGAGTAACGATCCCTAGCCCAAAAGGAAGTCTAAGTTTTGAATACAATAATGGCTCGGGATGGCAGTCATTAGAAAAAGCACCTTTAAGTAAATTTTTGAAAGAACAGAACTTAAGTTTTAAAAAACCAAAAAAGGGATTTAGTACCAAAACAAAGTTTGCAATTAGTATCGACTTCACTTCTCCTGGAATCCTATATCTCGATGGCTTTCGCCTCGCTACTGATGTGGATTGGAAGTCTATTAAAACGCCGAATCAGCAAGTACTCAAAGCAGGAGAATCACTTGAATTGACTAGAGATTTAATTGACTTCAGCGAACTTGAAGTTAGCTATAATTTCTCTGCGGAAAAAGCTCAAGCTAAGTTTGTACTCGAATACTTTGATAAAGGAAAGTGGCTAGAGCTCAATTCCCATGATTATAAGTACGTACTCCAGGCAAACAAAAAATATGTGGCCTTCGCAAAAATCAAAGCAAAAAACATGCTCGGAAAAGAGCTGAAAGTTCGCTTCCGAAATCTCACTTCCGTCCCCGTGGAGATTAATGATCTACAAGTGCGGAAACGATCTTCGATTTAGATCTTCATAAGTGACGTTTAACTAAATATTCTGAAGTTGAACCTTTATTTCATTAGCTTTGCGCTCGCTATATCGATCGACAAGAAATTCAGCATTGTCTCTGAGGATGTAAGTCATGCGCATTAACTCCTCCATTACATCCACTACTCTATCCCTGTAGGAAGAATCCTTCATGGTTCCATCTTCATTGAATTGTTCGTAGGCTTTCGCAACGGACGATTGATTCGGGATGGTGAACATTCTCATCCATCGACCTAGCACCCGCATATTATTAAGAGTATTAAAACTCTGGGATCCACCACTGACTTGCATCAATGCCAAAGTTTTTCCTTGTGTTGGTCGTACCGCACCCATCGTCAAAGGTATCCAATCAATTTGAGTCTTCATTAGTCCTGACATATTTCCGTGCAATTCAGGAGATGACCAAACTTGCGCTTCTGACCATAGACTTAAATTTCTTAACTCTTGAACTTTTTCATGCTCAAGATTATGCTCCGAATCAAAAACAGGAAGCCCTGTCGGATCAAACAATTTCACATCTGCCCCCATATGAGTC from Lentisphaera profundi harbors:
- the arsH gene encoding arsenical resistance protein ArsH, which translates into the protein MVHSDYLKQEKFNLINTSLKVKHAPRILILYGSLRERSYSKLLAEEAAQILTHMGADVKLFDPTGLPVFDSEHNLEHEKVQELRNLSLWSEAQVWSSPELHGNMSGLMKTQIDWIPLTMGAVRPTQGKTLALMQVSGGSQSFNTLNNMRVLGRWMRMFTIPNQSSVAKAYEQFNEDGTMKDSSYRDRVVDVMEELMRMTYILRDNAEFLVDRYSERKANEIKVQLQNI
- a CDS encoding sulfatase-like hydrolase/transferase gives rise to the protein MRYLALLTLLLTTQLYAERLDQTKLNVVFITLDDLSYESLGINGCKVPDISPNMDRIANSGMRFEGFHVQASNCIPSRALMMTGMYQQHNKIFSLGKAGAGNQIIRNTLPTVFNDAGYHTGIMGKNSHHNPFDPYTGFDVEYDSYGSTKYPAKVYEKTKLAIADSSKLNKPLFFNLNIYDPHVGWYGWSRTEGTVKETENHPSRIYTPDEIPYPSWFPPLAEKAKTGPNKRSKKDIHIMEEVTAYYNTVKRADDSIGQMLRAFDEAGITQDTVFILISDHGAELPGGKTTLYNEGTHSPLFISWPGITKPGTVHKSELIGSIDLLPTFCDMLNEPIPADLDGRSFLPMILGQTEKNWRPFVYIQQNDRNKARAIQTKDGYLYIVNAWHGGETKFGSVSTGTLTWNLFKLAQQSPENDPLASAWINKLEYRVPHELYDIKNDPSCFKNLVHDPSYKNKLREIRETMIQEAEISGDHIALAALRNPESAEARAETVNAIDADKATRISNPDYARRAHYDPYDGSLVLDNTLFEGVSGIWNDSAKGLSLETKGGSKELGPGALKVDGNKSNSIRIETSRSFNARQFNNIKFAFTLNTLQAPKAKKSKGKKTQTQKLATRKEKRVTIPSPKGSLSFEYNNGSGWQSLEKAPLSKFLKEQNLSFKKPKKGFSTKTKFAISIDFTSPGILYLDGFRLATDVDWKSIKTPNQQVLKAGESLELTRDLIDFSELEVSYNFSAEKAQAKFVLEYFDKGKWLELNSHDYKYVLQANKKYVAFAKIKAKNMLGKELKVRFRNLTSVPVEINDLQVRKRSSI